A genomic window from Diospyros lotus cultivar Yz01 chromosome 2, ASM1463336v1, whole genome shotgun sequence includes:
- the LOC127795773 gene encoding transmembrane 9 superfamily member 11-like, with amino-acid sequence MDLFDKFKSWVLYLCLAFQLGHGFYLPGSYPHKYGIGNVLSVKVNSLTSIDTEMPFSYYSLPFCKPQEGVKDSAENLGELLMGDRIENSPYRFKMHTNQTEVFLCKAGPLSADEFNLLKKRIDEMYQVNLILDNLPAIRYTKKDDYFLRWTGYPVGIKVQDVYYMFNHLRFLVLVHKYEETNVAGVMGTGDAAEVIPTIGKSGSEVPGFMVVGFEVIPCSVQHNVESLKSLKMYDKYPSAIKCDPSTVAMAVKEGETVAFTYEVAFVESDIKWPSRWDAYLKMEGAKVHWFSILNSLMVITFLAGIVLVIFLRTVRRDLTRYEELDKEAQAQMNEELSGWKLVVGDVFRAPTNPALLCVMVGDGVQILGMAVVTILFATLGFMSPASRGALLTGMLFFYMILGIAAGYVSVRLWRTIGCGDQTGWVSVSWKAACFFPGIAFLILMTLNFLLWGSHSTGAIPFSLFVILILLWFCISVPLTLAGGYLGAKAPHIEYPVRTNQIPREIPAQKYPSWLLVLGAGTLPFGTLFIELFFIMSSIWMGRVYYVFGFLFIVLGLLVVVCAEVSLVLTYMHLCVEDWKWWWKSFFASGSVAIYIFLYSVNYLIFDLKSLSGPVSATLYLGYSLFMVLAVMLATGTVGFISSFWFVHYLFSSVKLD; translated from the coding sequence ATGGACTTATTTGACAAATTCAAGAGCTGGGTTTTGTATCTCTGTTTGGCATTTCAATTGGGTCATGGATTTTATCTGCCTGGTAGTTACCCTCACAAATACGGCATCGGCAATGTCTTATCTGTGAAAGTGAATTCACTCACGTCAATAGACACGGAGATGCCCTTTAGCTATTATAGTTTGCCATTCTGTAAGCCCCAGGAGGGTGTGAAGGATAGTGCTGAAAATCTGGGTGAGCTTCTCATGGGTGATAGGATTGAGAATTCGCCGTATCGGTTTAAGATGCACACCAATCAGACAGAGGTTTTTCTCTGCAAGGCTGGTCCTTTGTCGGCTGATGAGTTTAATCTCTTGAAGAAGAGGATTGATGAGATGTATCAGGTCAATTTGATTCTCGACAATCTGCCTGCGATTCGTTATACCAAGAAGGACGATTATTTTTTGCGGTGGACGGGGTACCCAGTTGGAATTAAGGTTCAAGATGTGTATTATATGTTTAACCATTTGAGGTTTCTGGTTCTGGTTCATAAGTATGAGGAGACCAACGTGGCCGGTGTGATGGGTACCGGGGATGCTGCGGAGGTCATCCCGACAATTGGGAAATCTGGATCTGAGGTGCCAGGTTTCATGGTGGTTGGGTTTGAGGTAATCCCTTGCAGTGTACAGCACAATGTCGAATCGTTGAAGAGCCTGAAAATGTATGATAAGTACCCGTCTGCAATTAAGTGTGATCCTAGCACTGTGGCTATGGCTGTTAAGGAAGGTGAGACAGTGGCCTTCACTTATGAAGTTGCGTTTGTGGAGAGTGATATTAAGTGGCCATCGAGATGGGATGCTTATTTGAAAATGGAAGGAGCAAAAGTACACTGGTTCTCTATTCTCAATTCTCTTATGGTGATTACTTTCTTGGCTGGAATTGTCCTGGTGATCTTCTTGAGGACAGTTAGGCGGGATCTGACCCGTTATGAGGAGCTAGACAAGGAGGCTCAAGCCCAGATGAATGAGGAGTTATCAGGGTGGAAACTGGTTGTAGGTGATGTATTCCGTGCTCCAACCAATCCTGCACTTCTGTGTGTAATGGTTGGAGATGGTGTTCAGATTCTCGGGATGGCTGTTGTGACTATATTGTTTGCCACACTTGGATTCATGTCTCCAGCTTCTCGTGGGGCACTGCTCACAGGTATGCTATTCTTCTACATGATTCTCGGCATCGCAGCTGGGTATGTTTCTGTTCGACTTTGGAGGACTATTGGATGTGGTGACCAAACAGGATGGGTTTCAGTGTCTTGGAAGGCTGCCTGTTTCTTCCCTGGTATTGCATTTCTGATTCTAATGACTTTGAATTTCCTTTTGTGGGGTAGTCACAGCACAGGAGCAATTCCATTCTCACTGTTTGTCATTCTGATTTTGCTCTGGTTCTGCATCTCGGTTCCCCTTACCTTGGCCGGAGGGTACCTTGGGGCAAAGGCACCTCATATTGAATACCCCGTTCGAACCAATCAGATCCCACGGGAAATCCCGGCCCAAAAGTATCCGTCTTGGCTTTTGGTTCTTGGAGCGGGTACCCTTCCATTTGGTACGCTGTTCATCGAGCTCTTCTTTATCATGTCGAGTATTTGGATGGGCCGCGTCTACTATGTCTTCGGTTTTCTCTTCATTGTGTTGGGTCTTCTTGTGGTCGTGTGCGCTGAGGTGTCTCTCGTTCTAACCTATATGCATCTTTGTGTGGAGGACTGGAAATGGTGGTGGAAGTCCTTCTTCGCTTCTGGTTCAGTTGCCATATACATCTTTTTATACTCCGTCAACTATCTCATATTTGATCTGAAGAGTTTGAGTGGACCGGTCTCAGCCACTCTATACTTGGGGTATTCACTTTTCATGGTTCTAGCAGTTATGCTGGCCACAGGCACTGTTGGCTTCATTTCCTCATTTTGGTTCGTGCATTACTTGTTCTCCTCGGTGAAATTGGATTAG